The sequence below is a genomic window from Xylocopa sonorina isolate GNS202 chromosome 15, iyXylSono1_principal, whole genome shotgun sequence.
TTAATTTGTTCATACATTGTATAAACTACAAATAAAAATTTAAATCTTTTTATACAATACAACAAAATACTTTTATACAAAATATACCTTCAATATTATTCTCCACTTTTAACTTTTTTTAACGGATTTCTTTTATTTATATTCGTACTAGAAAATATAACACTTCGGTATTTAattctatacatatatatacgaaCATAATAAAACATCCTATTAATGGTAAAATTGATATtagaatatttaaaattttttgTACTTCGTTCAAAAATAGTTCGTTATAAAACGTAAGCAATCTTGATAATAAAAAAGATTTGTAGCACGCACGGCTGATTTTTTCTAAGTATTTTCTGaacgaagaattagaaaaataaaaaaataaataaattttctaTAACTGTAAAATAGTACATATAATTATTACTATTACCAAACAGTATAGAGCAATACTATTACtgtaaattttttaataaaatcttTTCTAATAAAAGTAGTATTCAACCGATTGACCGTTAAATCTTAACTATACACTTTGAAATTACGTGTTTTGGTATATTTTTCGGCAAACACTTTTCCACTCGGTGTTGGAACTGAAAATGCTATATCATCCAAAGACATCACATAACCGAAATAAAATTGAGCCCTGTAATAATTGAATAAATTGTCGATATTCACGTAATACAATATAATAAACTAGACATTTACCTCAATATGTCGAGTAATTTGGTAGCTATTCCTTGTCTTCGATGATTCAAATCAGTCCATATAACATTTATACCACACTTAGCCGGACTACTTTCTACTGTACAGCAGTCTAATTCTAATAATTCAGGTATCATGCGATGCGCCGTTGTTATCTGTTCTGCGACTAACACTCCTATAATCACTTTATTCCTTACATATAGGTACACCTAAAAAATACGTTGTATTAGAACAAAACAATATGCATAGTACAAAAAATTtgttattatataaatattatataaataataaatttccTGCATCTTTAATCATCATTACTTGTTTCTGTTCATAATCTGTTAGGTTTGAGTCAACTAGTCCTAAATCTCGGTCTACATATGCTAAAACTTCCATTACTTTCTTCCAGTATAATTTCGAGTCTCCTGGTTCTACTAAAATCACTCGACTTGACGTAAACGAATCTTCCATAATTATTCGTTCTGTTTTCCAGCcctgaaataaaaatttataagcATGAAATGATCAATGAGCAACGCAAAAGTCAAATTGATCAACTGTGTTCATCGTTTAATTTGCACAAAGTTAAGCAGTTATTaaagtagagttcttataaaaaattttaattatcaAGATTGTTAAATTGCTGTGTTAACATATATTTGTTTCATATTATTATTAGTCGAATTGATCAGTCTGACTTCTTATTCGCTTATGCGCGTCACACGTGTACGATTTGTACGTACAGGAAATTTTAGCGTTTTCTTATTATTGTGATAATTTAAATGTGCATTCTCATCTTCTGGATCTCCTATTTGGTATACGATACCACATTCCATACATTGCGTTGCTCCGAATTTCTTTTGACCCGCATCCAGCAGATACTGATTATCTCCGCCGTTTAGTTTCACGGATAACTGCCAATTGATATTTTCTTTTGTACTATGGGTGGATTTCTTTGCCTTCTCACTAAAATATTGTTAAGTATCGTATTACAAGAGATAATTTAAAAAGTGATTTGATACTTTAAACATTTAAATACTTACTTGAACACTTTATTAGCAGTAGAAGAATAATTTTTATCAAATAATGGATAACACTTTTGATTTGGTGTATCTTCATCATCATTTTTTTCATTACTATCGAAAGAACTATTTTCAACCATTGCTGGCGAATTGCTATCTTTAATATCTATAGCAGAAGTCAAGTTACTGAGATTACTCATTGGTGACATAACAACATTATTCAATATTGCTACTGGCTCCAATGGTGTTATATGCTTTAATTTATCACTAGTTAATGGCGTCATAGTGTCATAATCATTGTCAGCCCAATCATCTTCTAACATTTGTAATATATTAGCCATATTATTCTCTTTCATTGTAGCTTCCA
It includes:
- the Eco gene encoding establishment of cohesion, with the protein product MIENSPEKKGNTLKRHALEELGNTPTKLMKSNEGHKVSKARVALFQDKNYESKLKNITLSTTNFYSNSESKRNYNVTFDLAKQKQQKKYLIRRTINNIRRHSGGSIKIGGINAGVSHGIKKPKPRSSLDNAKNNNSNEQMIISKQDAISEVNEINESDVLAIEDRSSSPEIDLNKRFFKIKRASKRNSMALITINKNVKLKIAADGKLALNEMNAKRSHKRAKLADISFDTNDLSVDEPDLEATMKENNMANILQMLEDDWADNDYDTMTPLTSDKLKHITPLEPVAILNNVVMSPMSNLSNLTSAIDIKDSNSPAMVENSSFDSNEKNDDEDTPNQKCYPLFDKNYSSTANKVFNEKAKKSTHSTKENINWQLSVKLNGGDNQYLLDAGQKKFGATQCMECGIVYQIGDPEDENAHLNYHNNKKTLKFPGWKTERIIMEDSFTSSRVILVEPGDSKLYWKKVMEVLAYVDRDLGLVDSNLTDYEQKQVYLYVRNKVIIGVLVAEQITTAHRMIPELLELDCCTVESSPAKCGINVIWTDLNHRRQGIATKLLDILRAQFYFGYVMSLDDIAFSVPTPSGKVFAEKYTKTRNFKVYS